Proteins encoded within one genomic window of bacterium:
- the ftsZ gene encoding cell division protein FtsZ yields MSNNSKKSLGDYAAKIKVIGVGGGGGNAVSRMQDDFQIKSVDFLAINTDAQDLDYCRAKHKIYIGKNLTRGLGTGMNPELGRQAAEETRSEIVEALKGADLVFVTAGLGGGTGSGASPVIAEIAREQGALTVGVVTKPFAFEGAQRSRIAQEALLKLKEKVDTLIVVPNDRIFSVIKKDTPIMKAFEFIDDVLRYSVQGIAELIAMPGIVNVDFADVKAIMKDAGSALVGIGISSGQERAMAAVDAAVNSPLLETSIDGAKGILFAVSGGKDLRLNEIHDIAKVIGESVDPGAKIIFGAYHDRKLRKGAIKVILLATGFNGQALKNSESSISTLFGGDSSPIIKPVMMEEKLMRINSEKVVEKESKEKKKDEDIWDIPTFLRKKK; encoded by the coding sequence ATGTCTAATAACAGTAAAAAATCTTTGGGAGATTACGCTGCGAAGATCAAAGTGATCGGCGTGGGTGGCGGTGGCGGCAACGCTGTTTCTCGTATGCAAGATGATTTTCAGATAAAATCGGTAGATTTTTTGGCAATCAACACTGATGCTCAAGATTTAGATTATTGCCGGGCGAAACACAAAATTTATATCGGGAAGAATTTAACTCGGGGGCTGGGCACCGGAATGAATCCGGAGCTTGGTCGGCAGGCGGCAGAAGAGACGCGTTCGGAAATTGTGGAGGCCCTCAAGGGCGCTGATTTAGTGTTTGTGACGGCCGGTTTGGGGGGCGGCACGGGTTCTGGAGCTTCTCCGGTAATCGCGGAAATAGCGCGGGAGCAGGGAGCGTTGACTGTTGGGGTAGTCACTAAACCTTTCGCTTTTGAGGGAGCTCAACGGAGCCGGATTGCTCAAGAGGCCTTATTGAAACTGAAAGAAAAGGTGGACACTTTAATCGTGGTACCCAACGACCGTATTTTTAGTGTTATTAAAAAGGACACTCCGATTATGAAGGCGTTCGAGTTTATTGATGATGTTTTGCGTTATAGCGTGCAGGGTATCGCCGAATTGATCGCTATGCCAGGCATCGTCAACGTGGACTTTGCTGATGTGAAAGCGATCATGAAAGATGCCGGCTCTGCATTGGTGGGAATCGGTATTTCTTCCGGTCAGGAAAGAGCAATGGCTGCAGTGGATGCAGCAGTTAATTCTCCTTTGTTGGAGACTTCGATTGATGGAGCTAAGGGTATTTTATTTGCGGTTTCGGGAGGTAAAGATTTACGTTTGAATGAAATCCACGACATCGCCAAAGTAATTGGTGAATCAGTAGATCCGGGGGCGAAAATTATTTTCGGTGCTTATCATGATCGCAAACTTCGGAAGGGCGCGATTAAAGTTATTTTGTTGGCTACGGGTTTTAACGGCCAAGCTTTGAAGAATAGCGAGTCTTCTATCTCGACCTTATTCGGCGGTGATTCTTCCCCGATAATCAAGCCGGTAATGATGGAGGAAAAGCTCATGCGTATTAATAGCGAGAAGGTGGTGGAGAAGGAATCCAAAGAGAAGAAGAAAGACGAAGATATTTGGGACATCCCGACTTTTTTGCGGAAGAAGAAATAG